From Oncorhynchus tshawytscha isolate Ot180627B unplaced genomic scaffold, Otsh_v2.0 Un_contig_3761_pilon_pilon, whole genome shotgun sequence, one genomic window encodes:
- the stradb gene encoding LOW QUALITY PROTEIN: STE20-related kinase adapter protein beta (The sequence of the model RefSeq protein was modified relative to this genomic sequence to represent the inferred CDS: inserted 1 base in 1 codon), protein MSFLDCSCISPTQVQPISIEDQYEDVSHQYLSSDVSECTFTWGGAGSDDITALSANSAHYQLLSELGKGFNNLSQVRMARHTPSRQLVAVKNTNLDECTEDELLQLMNEVLLXRLFRHPNLLTSRLVFSSCCQLWVLTPLMGYGSADSLLRTFFPDGMSESLIAYLLHGVLKALQYLHLMGYVHRGVKASHILLSGEGRVYLSGLHSVYSMMRDGKKVRTVFDMPHHSPALLPWLSPELLRQDLHGYGVKSDIYSLGIVVCELVSGRVPFQDMPPTQMLLQKLRGSHCCLLDVAPSPLGELRGLKVSRSGVDSGIGESVATGSLTRTATAERPQSPAPKNHSVTLHNLVQLCLQQQPDCRPSASTLLTHAFFKQVKRHHTRDSFLSLMYPAVPLGVSSPDDPPVSCSPSPSPSCHPPTSTIAHSTEEVWDFS, encoded by the exons AGCTCCGACGTCTCAGAATGCACTTTCACCTGGGGTGGTGCAGGCAGCGATGACATCACAGCCCTCTCTGCTAACTCCGCCCACTACCAGCTGCTGTCAGAGCTGG GGAAAGGCTTCAACAACCTGAGCCAGGTGCGCATGGCGCGCCACACCCCCTCCCGCCAGCTGGTGGCAGTCAAGAACACCAACCTGGATGAGTGTACTGAGGATGAGCTGCTACAGTTGATG AACGAGGTTCTTC TCAGGCTTTTCCGCCACCCCAACCTGCTGACCTCTCGCCTGGTCTTCAGCTCCTGCTGCCAGCTCTGGGTCCTCACACCACTCATGGGCTACG gttCGGCAGATAGCCTGCTGAGGACGTTCTTCCCTGACGGGATGAGTGAGTCCCTGATCGCTTACCTCCTCCACGGAGTCCTGAAGGCTCTGCAATACCTACACCTCATGGGCTACGTGCACAG ggGAGTGAAGGCCAGTCACATCCTGCTGTCTGGGGAGGGCCGTGTCTACCTCTCGGGGCTGCACAGTGTTTACAGTATGATGCGGGatgggaagaaggtgaggactgTGTTCGACATGCCCCACCACAGCCCTGCCCTGCTACCCTGGCTCAGCCCAGAGCTGCTACGACAGGACCTGCATGGCTATGGGGTGAAGTCAGACATCTACAGTCTGGGGATAGTAGTCTGTGAGCTGGTCAGTGGCAGGGTGCCTTTCCAGGACATGCCCCCTACACAG atGTTGCTCCAGAAGCTGCGTGGGTCCCACTGCTGcctgctggacgtggccccctcCCCCCTCGGGGAGCTGAGGGGACTGAAGGTGTCCCGCTCCGGGGTGGACTCTGGCATCGGGGAGAGTGTTGCCACGGGCAGCCTGACCCGCACCGCCACCGCCGAGAGACCTCAGAGCCCCGCCCCCAAGAACCACTCGGTCACCCTGCACAACCTGGTCCAGCTGTGTCTGCAACAGCAGCCCGACTGCAG ACCCTCTGCTTCTACACTGTTGACCCATGCCTTCTTCAAACAG GTGAAAAGGCATCATACCCGGGACTCCTTCCTCAGTCTCATGTACCCCGCGGTGCCCCTTGGAGTTTCCAGCCCCGATGACCCCCCTGTGTCCtgctccccttccccttccccgtCCTGCcacccccccacctccaccatcgCTCACTCCACAGAGGAGGTGTGGGACTTCTCCtaa